A single genomic interval of Asinibacterium sp. OR53 harbors:
- a CDS encoding YHS domain-containing protein — MRKPLQAYSFFATGLILLAACLFMSSCANNSHAEAEKKDSSGTHPDPMSLELRFTADMLDNKKDPSCGMPVTAGMSDTAHYHGKVIGFCSKECKAEFQKSPDKYIAAAEMK, encoded by the coding sequence ATGAGAAAACCTTTGCAAGCTTATTCTTTTTTTGCGACTGGCCTGATCTTGCTGGCCGCATGTCTTTTTATGAGTTCCTGCGCAAACAATTCACACGCAGAAGCTGAAAAGAAAGATTCTTCCGGCACTCACCCAGATCCGATGAGCCTTGAATTGAGATTTACTGCCGATATGCTCGACAACAAGAAAGACCCGTCCTGCGGTATGCCTGTAACAGCCGGCATGTCAGATACTGCCCACTATCACGGCAAGGTGATCGGTTTCTGTTCGAAAGAATGCAAGGCTGAATTCCAGAAGAGCCCTGATAAATACATAGCGGCTGCGGAAATGAAATAA
- a CDS encoding DEAD/DEAH box helicase codes for MALPYLVKHIYNSGTEEVIRRGKKIHALGNVELVEYDDLMANVVFRVKDDGYTTFYKVHINQFKDAKTLSLRCSCPYNLSEICRHKAAALFYLQDLLDKNLLGDRESSYDQKHTVVKMKQLDLKLIRMLTSPASFDAAENLLRSSRSNLLEAKDERVVAELEYEGENFRVVIQKNEERNFDTSCTCHTDQAHPLCVHKCIVLLQLLHNYGPNYFDSIRNWDKEKNKLLSLYGYSLEDDLDGKFEFTYTDGKPFLRVLDASIKKVSLSQPATVQPKKIEETVPDIAEDEEETEKQLLKLGIVINSNEHQYPYLQLDAVQGEADEAGTGYTGKAVKLDLGKYINTEVFNEEDKILLQQLRKLLPGEINRYLNRNSPFSGIWENIIQQHDDELPEETRHLINEYLHPKIKKLFSDLTGNAFVFYLPSGKTFTTANMQQAELMLPFISPEFEVNYSNHQYVIDCRIKLPLANLNIAENECGSALLFQYHNQFFTWNRTEDIIVLEKFLPSGKMTIAAEDWAVQLQQFVLPLSKEYNVHFSNVQKEEVKDIKPDVKVVLKEKGDYLLFQPVFTYKGYDVRSTDKEKIILPVADKLLVIQRNLDAEREFVQKVESLHSHFVKPAEGDVLALKGSEVLKNNWFFLFVDAANEMNIPVYGFEALKKFRFNTAKPSTKIFISSNTDWFDAKVQIQFGEQKVTVDDVKKALANKQQFVQLDDGTLGILPEEWIKKYSLLFRVGEGKTGTMKLSKYHFRVIEELYLERDEEELSFKLEEKYERIKDNHSIKEIPAPAHLKAILRPYQESGFQWLNYLREVQWGGILADDMGLGKTIQALSFLHHLKEENEHIKALVVCPTTLMYNWQNEITKFTPSLSYNIHHGGGRSKEKLMMNGVDVLITTYGTLRSDIKQFVEVPFDYVILDESQAIKNPSSKVTKAAGLLKARNRLCLSGTPLQNNTFDIYAQMNFLNPGMLGSVEFFKQEFSIPIDKFGEKEQKEHLRKLLYPFILRRTKEQVAKDLPEKQEMVLFCEMGEEQRRIYDAYRNDYRDKILGVVENQGIQKSQLTILQGLMRLRQICDSPAIMKEEERYPNVSVKLEEIGREITENISNHKALVFSQFLGMLALIKQKLEELGVDYEYFDGSSTVDEREKAIQRFQNDENCRVFLISLKAGGVGLNLTAADYVYIVDPWWNPAVEQQAIDRTHRIGQTKNIFAYRMICTDTVEDKILKLQERKRSLARELITDDEGFVKSLTKEDVEYLFS; via the coding sequence ATGGCTTTACCGTACCTGGTCAAACATATCTATAACAGTGGCACCGAAGAAGTCATCCGGAGGGGCAAAAAGATCCATGCGCTCGGCAATGTGGAATTGGTGGAATACGACGACCTGATGGCCAATGTGGTTTTCCGGGTGAAAGATGACGGATATACTACTTTTTATAAAGTACATATCAACCAGTTCAAAGACGCTAAAACCCTTTCGCTGCGTTGCTCCTGTCCGTATAATCTCTCGGAAATCTGTCGCCACAAAGCAGCCGCTCTTTTTTACTTACAGGACTTGTTGGATAAAAACTTATTGGGCGACAGGGAATCTTCTTATGACCAGAAGCATACGGTAGTAAAAATGAAACAGCTTGATCTGAAGCTGATTCGTATGCTGACCTCACCCGCCAGCTTCGACGCCGCTGAGAACCTGTTGCGCAGCAGCAGGTCCAATCTCCTCGAAGCAAAAGATGAAAGGGTGGTGGCCGAACTGGAATACGAGGGCGAAAATTTCAGGGTAGTTATCCAGAAAAACGAAGAACGGAATTTTGATACGAGTTGTACCTGTCACACCGACCAGGCACATCCGCTCTGCGTACACAAATGCATCGTGCTGTTGCAACTCCTGCATAATTATGGCCCCAATTATTTCGACAGCATCCGTAACTGGGACAAAGAAAAAAACAAGCTGCTGTCGCTCTACGGCTATTCGCTGGAAGACGACCTGGATGGGAAATTTGAATTCACCTATACAGATGGGAAACCTTTCCTGCGTGTATTGGATGCTTCCATCAAAAAAGTATCATTGAGCCAGCCGGCTACTGTGCAGCCAAAAAAAATAGAAGAAACAGTACCAGATATTGCAGAAGACGAGGAAGAGACAGAAAAGCAATTGCTGAAACTGGGAATTGTAATCAATTCCAACGAACACCAGTACCCCTATCTTCAACTGGATGCGGTACAGGGCGAAGCAGATGAGGCTGGAACGGGCTATACAGGCAAGGCAGTAAAACTCGACCTGGGCAAATACATCAACACGGAAGTATTTAATGAAGAAGACAAAATACTGCTGCAACAGCTGCGTAAATTATTGCCGGGAGAGATCAACCGGTACCTTAACCGGAATTCACCGTTCAGCGGCATTTGGGAAAACATCATACAGCAACACGACGATGAGTTACCGGAAGAGACCCGTCACCTGATCAATGAATACCTTCATCCCAAAATAAAAAAGCTGTTTAGCGATCTGACGGGTAATGCTTTTGTATTCTACCTGCCATCCGGGAAAACCTTTACAACGGCTAATATGCAGCAGGCTGAGTTGATGCTGCCGTTTATCAGTCCGGAGTTCGAAGTAAACTACAGCAATCACCAGTATGTGATCGATTGCAGGATAAAGCTGCCGCTGGCTAACCTCAATATCGCCGAAAATGAATGCGGATCGGCATTGCTTTTTCAATACCACAACCAGTTTTTCACCTGGAATCGCACGGAAGACATCATTGTGCTGGAAAAATTCCTCCCTTCCGGAAAGATGACCATCGCCGCAGAAGACTGGGCCGTGCAGTTACAGCAATTCGTGCTGCCGCTTTCGAAAGAATACAATGTGCATTTCAGTAATGTACAAAAAGAAGAAGTCAAGGATATTAAGCCGGATGTGAAAGTGGTGCTGAAAGAGAAAGGGGATTATCTTTTGTTTCAACCGGTGTTTACATATAAGGGATATGATGTGCGCAGTACCGATAAAGAAAAGATCATTCTGCCGGTAGCAGACAAACTGCTTGTGATACAGCGCAACCTCGATGCTGAAAGGGAATTTGTGCAGAAAGTGGAATCGCTGCATTCTCATTTTGTAAAACCGGCTGAGGGAGATGTGCTGGCGCTGAAAGGTTCCGAAGTACTCAAGAACAACTGGTTCTTCCTGTTTGTGGATGCGGCCAATGAAATGAATATCCCGGTATACGGTTTTGAGGCCTTGAAAAAATTTCGTTTCAATACCGCCAAGCCATCCACTAAAATATTCATCAGCAGCAACACCGACTGGTTTGATGCCAAAGTACAGATACAATTCGGAGAGCAGAAGGTAACGGTAGACGATGTGAAAAAGGCCCTGGCCAACAAACAGCAGTTTGTGCAACTGGATGATGGCACGCTGGGCATCCTACCGGAAGAATGGATCAAAAAATATTCGTTGCTGTTCCGTGTAGGTGAAGGAAAGACGGGAACTATGAAGCTGAGTAAATACCATTTCAGAGTAATAGAAGAATTATACCTGGAGCGTGACGAAGAGGAACTCTCTTTTAAACTGGAAGAGAAATATGAACGGATCAAAGACAATCATTCTATCAAAGAAATACCAGCCCCTGCTCACCTGAAAGCGATTTTACGTCCTTACCAGGAAAGCGGTTTCCAATGGCTCAACTACCTGCGCGAAGTGCAATGGGGTGGTATATTGGCAGACGATATGGGTTTGGGTAAAACCATACAGGCATTGAGTTTTCTGCATCATCTCAAGGAAGAAAATGAACACATCAAGGCGCTGGTGGTTTGTCCGACTACACTTATGTACAACTGGCAAAACGAGATCACCAAGTTCACGCCCAGTCTTAGTTACAACATCCATCACGGTGGTGGGAGGTCCAAAGAGAAGTTGATGATGAACGGTGTGGATGTGCTGATCACTACTTACGGTACTTTACGAAGTGATATCAAGCAATTTGTGGAAGTTCCGTTTGATTACGTGATACTCGATGAGAGCCAGGCCATCAAAAACCCCAGCAGTAAGGTAACCAAGGCTGCAGGCCTGCTGAAAGCCAGGAACCGGCTTTGCCTGAGTGGTACTCCCTTGCAAAACAATACATTCGATATTTATGCCCAGATGAATTTCCTCAACCCGGGCATGCTGGGTAGTGTAGAATTTTTCAAGCAGGAGTTCTCCATCCCGATTGACAAGTTCGGAGAAAAAGAACAGAAAGAGCATTTGCGCAAACTACTGTATCCATTCATCCTGCGTCGTACAAAAGAACAAGTGGCCAAAGACCTGCCCGAAAAGCAGGAAATGGTACTGTTCTGTGAAATGGGAGAAGAGCAGCGAAGGATTTATGATGCTTACCGGAACGATTATCGCGATAAGATATTAGGTGTGGTGGAAAACCAGGGCATACAAAAATCGCAGCTCACCATTTTGCAGGGACTGATGAGACTCAGGCAGATCTGTGATAGTCCGGCCATCATGAAAGAAGAAGAACGGTACCCCAATGTGTCGGTAAAACTCGAAGAGATTGGCAGGGAGATCACTGAAAACATCAGCAACCACAAAGCGCTGGTATTCTCGCAGTTCCTGGGCATGCTGGCACTGATAAAACAAAAGCTGGAAGAGCTTGGTGTTGATTACGAATATTTCGATGGAAGCAGTACAGTAGACGAACGTGAAAAAGCTATCCAGCGATTCCAGAATGATGAGAACTGCCGTGTTTTCCTCATCTCGCTGAAAGCGGGAGGTGTAGGTCTGAACCTCACTGCGGCAGATTATGTTTACATTGTTGATCCCTGGTGGAATCCGGCTGTGGAACAACAGGCGATAGATCGTACACACCGCATTGGTCAAACGAAAAATATTTTCGCTTACAGGATGATATGCACCGATACGGTGGAAGACAAAATACTCAAACTACAGGAGCGGAAACGAAGCCTTGCCCGCGAACTCATTACAGACGATGAAGGCTTTGTGAAGAGTCTTACCAAAGAAGACGTGGAATACTTATTCAGTTAA
- a CDS encoding 2-phosphosulfolactate phosphatase — MNQKPSLFTVVSPRLLDIYDISNSIVVVIDVFRATSTIATALYNGATRVIPVDSVDKCIQIGKTTGGITAGERDGKVIEGLAHGNSPAEYPRSFIAGKTLVLTTTNGTRLLHMALNNGASEVITGSFPNLSAVCDHLVEQNKNVVLGCSAWKDRFNLEDALFAGAVIERIRDHFAIHCDSSLMAEDMYRLHKNDIKQFIRKTTHWHRLAAYGLEADLEYCVTADQANVLPVYRNGDLISLTGPAGGS, encoded by the coding sequence ATGAATCAAAAACCCAGTTTATTTACCGTTGTATCTCCCCGTTTGCTGGATATCTATGATATTTCAAACAGTATTGTGGTAGTCATTGATGTTTTCCGCGCCACATCCACCATTGCTACCGCCTTATATAATGGCGCTACGCGTGTGATTCCCGTTGACAGCGTGGATAAATGCATCCAGATAGGCAAGACGACCGGCGGCATCACAGCCGGAGAGCGTGATGGTAAAGTGATTGAAGGTCTTGCACATGGCAATTCTCCGGCCGAATACCCGCGTTCTTTCATCGCAGGAAAAACACTGGTACTCACCACCACCAATGGTACCAGGCTTTTACACATGGCGCTGAATAATGGTGCATCTGAGGTTATCACAGGATCTTTTCCCAACCTCTCTGCCGTGTGTGACCATCTGGTGGAGCAAAATAAGAATGTGGTATTGGGCTGCTCTGCCTGGAAAGACCGCTTCAACCTGGAAGATGCCCTTTTTGCAGGTGCAGTCATTGAAAGGATCAGAGACCATTTTGCCATCCATTGCGACAGCAGCCTGATGGCGGAAGACATGTACCGCCTGCACAAAAACGATATTAAACAGTTCATACGTAAAACTACCCACTGGCACAGGCTGGCGGCTTACGGACTGGAAGCCGACCTGGAATACTGCGTAACGGCCGATCAGGCCAATGTTTTGCCCGTTTACCGTAACGGGGACCTCATAAGCCTTACAGGCCCTGCCGGGGGATCTTAA
- a CDS encoding single-stranded DNA-binding protein, whose translation MYTIRNRVQLIGHLGQAPEIKQFDSGKKAAHLRVATNEHYRDVNGEKVSDTQWHRAIAWNKLADIAEKYLFKGSEIALEGKMVNRQYTDKKGDKQYITEIQINELLILGKKLPELQQ comes from the coding sequence ATGTACACGATCAGGAACAGGGTACAATTGATCGGCCATCTTGGCCAGGCCCCTGAAATCAAACAATTCGATTCTGGAAAGAAAGCTGCACACCTGCGTGTGGCCACCAATGAACATTACCGTGATGTAAACGGGGAAAAAGTGTCCGATACCCAATGGCACCGGGCCATAGCCTGGAACAAGCTGGCCGATATTGCTGAAAAATACCTGTTCAAAGGAAGTGAAATTGCGCTCGAAGGCAAGATGGTCAATCGCCAGTATACAGATAAAAAAGGCGATAAACAATACATAACCGAAATACAGATCAATGAGTTACTGATACTGGGAAAGAAACTTCCTGAACTGCAGCAATAG
- the gcvT gene encoding glycine cleavage system aminomethyltransferase GcvT has protein sequence MKNTPFTQKHIALGAKMAPFAGYNMPISYSGINDEHAAVRKNAGVFDVSHMGEFILKGPDALDLIQRVTSNDASKLTNGKAQYSCLPNEQGGIVDDLIVYCIEENKTYMLVVNASNIEKDWNWILKHNTRNVEMHNISDKTCLLAIQGPNATKMLQPLTDMDIMNLKYYTFAKGKFAGVDNVLVSATGYTGAGGVEIYFEDSNGAADKIWDAIFEIGAPQGLKPIGLGARDTLRLEMGYCLYGNDIDDTTSPLEGGLAWITKFSKDFTAKEILEKQKTEGVKRKLVGFEMIERGIPRHDYLIKDVSGNTIGKVTSGTQAPSLGKAVGLGYVTVDHAALDSEIFIDIRNTPVKAKVVKIPF, from the coding sequence ATGAAGAATACTCCTTTTACGCAGAAACACATAGCGTTGGGCGCAAAAATGGCCCCTTTTGCAGGATACAATATGCCCATCAGTTACAGCGGTATCAACGATGAGCATGCGGCTGTTCGCAAAAATGCAGGTGTTTTTGATGTAAGTCACATGGGAGAGTTCATACTCAAAGGCCCGGATGCACTTGACCTTATCCAGCGCGTTACTTCGAACGATGCTTCCAAACTCACCAATGGGAAAGCCCAGTATAGTTGTCTGCCCAATGAACAGGGAGGCATTGTAGATGATCTCATTGTCTATTGTATAGAAGAGAACAAAACATATATGCTGGTGGTGAATGCCTCCAATATAGAAAAAGACTGGAACTGGATATTGAAGCACAATACCCGGAATGTGGAAATGCACAACATCAGCGATAAAACCTGTCTGCTGGCCATACAGGGCCCGAACGCCACAAAGATGTTGCAACCGCTTACCGATATGGATATCATGAACCTGAAATATTACACGTTTGCCAAAGGAAAATTTGCAGGCGTAGATAATGTGCTGGTAAGCGCCACTGGTTATACCGGAGCCGGTGGTGTAGAGATTTATTTTGAAGACAGCAACGGCGCGGCAGATAAGATCTGGGACGCCATTTTTGAGATTGGTGCACCACAGGGGCTGAAACCTATTGGATTGGGGGCGAGGGATACCCTTCGACTGGAGATGGGTTATTGTCTCTATGGAAATGATATCGATGATACCACTTCTCCACTGGAAGGCGGGCTGGCATGGATCACCAAGTTCAGCAAAGATTTTACTGCAAAAGAAATACTCGAAAAACAAAAAACGGAAGGCGTTAAACGGAAGCTGGTTGGTTTTGAAATGATTGAAAGAGGCATCCCGCGCCACGATTACCTAATCAAGGATGTATCAGGCAATACGATCGGAAAAGTGACCAGCGGTACGCAGGCGCCTTCACTGGGTAAAGCAGTGGGACTGGGCTATGTAACCGTAGACCACGCTGCTCTTGATAGCGAAATTTTTATCGACATACGCAATACACCTGTCAAAGCAAAGGTGGTTAAAATTCCTTTCTAA
- a CDS encoding PspC domain-containing protein, producing MKKVININFQGRVIPIEESAYDMLKQYVESLRKFFANEEGRDEIINDIEGRIAELFGDSLKKGSTCITDEDVNGIIASMGRPEDFEGEESKVQTQLGEESKQQQQSKTFYETANEAPRGRLYRDESDKMLGGVCSGLANYLRVDPTIVRLVFALITFGAGTGILLYILLWIILPSKRLENATSTKRLYRNPDEKVIAGVASGLAAYFDIAVWVPRLIFVLPLVVGIFTSIFRHAFWFDYNPFPGIVFGSFGGTLFITYAILWAVIPEAKSASDKLEMRGEKVDLNTIKNTIQEDLEGFKSRAEKWGGEVKERAQQFGQEFGQTISQKGQQFSGEAVKIGRRGGSRLGNAIAIIFKAFFLFLAGILAFALLVTLLAFLVAGIGVFPLKDFFLEGVTQNFLAWATLLLFLGVPVVAFIIWIVRRIMGVKSGNKFLGFTFAGLWFIGLFCGIMLAVSIARNFDASARDKQEYSIVQPGTGKLIINVPDSKVKVIGGWLGKIDGVMSVSDDSLFLNNVRLRILKSKDSVYHISATKYSSGKDAGSAMENVKGINYGINQEDSTIWLDRGFSLHTGTQFRNQRVEVTVQVPVGKRIMIDRRVANRLSWFHVNDGDWGDDWNDYQNWDSNVEYIMRAGGLERVHKEEDARDNNNNDDENNAVEQYKKSKEELRKEYDKKQKEAEELKKELDKPVDTTTRYHYQKATTYEEVPQPNAVIPAVHAEKKEEKIDITFDNARLMMMQMVL from the coding sequence ATGAAAAAGGTAATCAATATAAACTTCCAGGGCAGGGTGATTCCCATCGAGGAATCGGCCTACGACATGCTCAAACAGTATGTTGAAAGCTTGCGTAAGTTCTTTGCCAACGAGGAGGGGCGCGACGAGATCATCAATGATATCGAAGGGCGTATTGCAGAACTGTTTGGCGACAGCCTTAAAAAAGGCAGTACCTGCATCACTGATGAAGATGTAAACGGTATTATCGCAAGCATGGGCCGCCCGGAAGACTTTGAAGGAGAAGAGAGCAAAGTGCAAACTCAATTAGGAGAAGAATCCAAACAGCAGCAGCAAAGCAAAACATTTTATGAAACTGCCAATGAGGCACCGAGAGGCCGCCTTTACCGCGACGAAAGCGATAAAATGCTGGGAGGTGTGTGCAGCGGTCTGGCCAACTACCTGCGCGTAGACCCTACGATTGTCCGCCTGGTATTTGCCCTCATCACTTTTGGTGCCGGAACCGGTATTCTGTTATACATTCTTTTATGGATCATACTGCCTTCCAAGAGGCTTGAAAATGCTACTAGCACCAAACGCTTATATCGCAATCCCGATGAAAAAGTGATTGCCGGCGTGGCGAGCGGGTTGGCTGCTTATTTCGACATAGCCGTATGGGTACCCCGACTGATCTTCGTGCTGCCGCTGGTAGTAGGTATATTCACTTCCATATTCAGGCATGCTTTCTGGTTCGACTATAACCCATTCCCGGGCATCGTCTTCGGATCTTTTGGCGGCACGCTTTTCATCACGTATGCCATACTTTGGGCGGTGATACCGGAAGCCAAAAGTGCATCGGATAAACTGGAGATGCGTGGTGAAAAAGTAGACCTCAATACCATCAAGAATACCATACAGGAAGACCTGGAGGGGTTTAAAAGCCGCGCCGAGAAATGGGGAGGTGAAGTAAAAGAGCGTGCGCAACAATTCGGACAGGAATTCGGACAAACCATCAGCCAGAAGGGACAACAGTTCAGCGGCGAAGCAGTAAAGATCGGCAGGAGAGGCGGTAGCCGGCTGGGCAATGCCATAGCCATTATCTTCAAGGCATTCTTTCTTTTCCTCGCAGGTATACTGGCTTTTGCCTTACTGGTTACGCTCCTGGCTTTCCTGGTAGCAGGAATAGGTGTATTCCCCCTGAAGGATTTTTTCCTGGAAGGCGTGACACAAAACTTCCTCGCGTGGGCAACACTGTTGCTGTTCCTGGGCGTGCCGGTGGTTGCTTTCATTATATGGATCGTGCGCAGGATCATGGGTGTTAAATCGGGCAACAAGTTTCTTGGTTTCACTTTCGCCGGACTGTGGTTCATCGGATTATTCTGCGGCATTATGCTGGCCGTTTCCATCGCACGTAATTTCGATGCAAGCGCCAGGGATAAACAAGAGTACTCCATTGTACAGCCCGGTACGGGAAAACTGATCATTAATGTACCCGATAGTAAAGTGAAAGTGATTGGTGGATGGCTGGGTAAAATAGATGGCGTGATGAGTGTGAGCGATGATAGTCTTTTCCTTAATAATGTAAGGCTTCGCATCTTAAAAAGTAAGGATTCTGTTTACCATATCTCCGCTACCAAGTACAGCAGCGGAAAAGATGCCGGTAGCGCCATGGAAAATGTAAAAGGCATCAACTATGGTATCAACCAGGAAGACAGTACCATTTGGCTCGACCGGGGATTCTCCCTGCATACAGGAACCCAATTCCGCAACCAGCGTGTAGAAGTAACCGTACAGGTGCCGGTGGGCAAACGGATCATGATCGACAGGAGAGTGGCGAACAGGCTCAGTTGGTTTCATGTCAATGACGGCGACTGGGGCGACGACTGGAACGATTACCAAAATTGGGACAGCAATGTGGAATACATTATGAGGGCAGGCGGATTGGAAAGAGTACACAAGGAAGAAGATGCGCGCGACAACAATAATAATGATGACGAGAACAATGCAGTAGAGCAATACAAGAAGAGCAAAGAAGAACTGCGTAAGGAATATGATAAAAAACAAAAAGAAGCAGAAGAGCTTAAAAAAGAACTGGATAAACCCGTAGATACTACTACTCGTTATCATTATCAGAAAGCCACCACTTACGAAGAAGTGCCCCAGCCAAATGCTGTGATACCTGCGGTGCATGCCGAGAAAAAAGAAGAAAAGATAGACATCACATTCGATAATGCAAGATTGATGATGATGCAAATGGTACTATAA
- a CDS encoding PadR family transcriptional regulator, whose product MDIQNTQSQMRKGVLEFCILSIIRQGEVYPSDIVDRMKTANLHILEGTLYPLLTRLKNAGLLTYRWVESNSGPPRKYFVMTDKGLEFYGELERTWQELAGAVHTLTQSAMDPTSEPNPSQP is encoded by the coding sequence ATGGATATTCAGAACACACAGAGTCAGATGCGAAAGGGGGTATTGGAGTTTTGCATTTTGTCCATCATACGCCAGGGTGAAGTATATCCCAGCGATATTGTGGATCGCATGAAGACTGCCAACCTGCATATACTGGAAGGCACTTTATACCCGTTGCTCACACGATTGAAAAATGCAGGCTTGCTGACCTATCGATGGGTAGAAAGCAACAGCGGACCTCCCCGTAAATATTTCGTGATGACAGACAAAGGTCTTGAGTTCTATGGCGAACTGGAAAGAACCTGGCAGGAGCTGGCCGGCGCCGTACATACTTTGACACAATCCGCCATGGATCCAACATCCGAACCCAACCCATCCCAACCTTAA
- a CDS encoding arsenate reductase ArsC: MKKKLLFVCIENSNRSQMSQAFATIYGGDAVEAFSAGSKPSGIVNPKAIAAMKELGYDLSKHDSKSLQEVEQYAPFDAVVTMGCGDACPWMPAKQFIDWQIPDPKHLEPVEFNQIRDMIGEKVKQLIASL, from the coding sequence ATGAAAAAGAAGCTCCTTTTCGTTTGTATTGAAAACAGTAACCGCAGCCAGATGAGCCAGGCTTTTGCCACTATATATGGCGGCGATGCTGTTGAAGCCTTCAGTGCGGGCAGTAAGCCCAGCGGCATAGTGAATCCCAAAGCCATTGCAGCCATGAAAGAACTGGGTTATGATCTCAGCAAGCACGACAGCAAATCATTACAGGAAGTGGAACAATACGCTCCTTTCGATGCAGTGGTAACCATGGGTTGCGGCGATGCCTGTCCCTGGATGCCCGCCAAACAGTTCATCGACTGGCAGATACCAGACCCCAAACACCTGGAGCCCGTTGAGTTCAATCAAATACGAGATATGATTGGCGAGAAAGTAAAGCAGCTCATCGCTTCTTTGTAA
- a CDS encoding phage holin family protein — MIGRFFTKTVATAVAILAAAYILKGIHVNGTATALLVALVLGLLNSFVKPVLILLTIPITLLTLGLFLLVINILIVKFAASLVPGFTVDGWVSALLFSLVVSFFTSIIEAILGKGGNPQ, encoded by the coding sequence ATGATAGGACGTTTCTTTACAAAGACCGTTGCAACAGCAGTAGCCATACTGGCTGCCGCCTATATACTGAAAGGTATACATGTAAATGGCACTGCCACTGCCTTATTGGTGGCGCTCGTATTGGGCCTGTTAAACAGCTTTGTGAAACCTGTGCTGATCTTGCTCACCATACCTATCACTTTATTGACGCTGGGATTGTTCCTGTTGGTGATCAATATTCTCATTGTAAAATTCGCCGCCTCCCTGGTACCAGGATTTACAGTAGACGGATGGGTATCGGCGTTATTGTTCAGCCTGGTGGTATCATTCTTTACTTCTATTATCGAAGCTATCCTGGGCAAAGGCGGTAACCCGCAATAA